The DNA region TCCTGCAATAAGAATGTAAATGGCACAATGATCGATTTGTTGTAAAATAGATTTTGTCTTAGGACTGCAAATAGCGTGGTAGAGCGTTGAAGCACCGTACATGACTATTAAGGAGAGTCCAAAAACAAGCGCACTTGCAATTTTTGCGCCATCGCCACTTTGAGCGGCAAACACACACATAATGCTTAAAGCACTGACACTGAGTAGCAATCCAATGCCGTGTATGGTACTGTGCCAAATCTCTTCAATCAAAGAGTAGGAATGTGTATTGTCCATATGTCCTCCTTTATCATTTATGGTTTATTATACTCCGAAATAGTCAATAAATTTTCGGGAGTATCGTCTAAGGCATTTGGCGGTATCATACACTTTTATTTTTACATGTAAAAGGAGAGAGTGATGCTCGATTTTCAAACGATTGTCATGTTTGTAGGTGCTTCAACGCTTTTAGCGCTTGCTCCAGGACCGGATATACTTTTTGTCTTAACGCAATCAATGACCAAAGGAAGTCGCTCTGGCATCGTAATTGCACTGGGACTTTGCAGTGGGCTTGTGTTTCACACAACAGCCGTAGCACTGGGTGTTGCTGTTATCTTTCAAACGTCCATTATTGCTTTTAGCCTTCTCAAATTTGTAGGAGCTACGTATCTGTTATACCTAGCATTTATGGCGTTTAAAGATGCCAGCAAGAGTAAACTGGAGTCCGATAAAA from Sulfurospirillum diekertiae includes:
- a CDS encoding LysE family translocator → MLDFQTIVMFVGASTLLALAPGPDILFVLTQSMTKGSRSGIVIALGLCSGLVFHTTAVALGVAVIFQTSIIAFSLLKFVGATYLLYLAFMAFKDASKSKLESDKSSLSLKALYKRGIFMNITNPKVSIFFLAFLPQFTNAELGNVTGQIFTLGALFMLCAFVVFTLVSLLAGRVGDWFSKTKNGEKILNRIAGTIFAGLAIKLALSSR